From a region of the Helicobacter hepaticus ATCC 51449 genome:
- the flgE gene encoding flagellar hook protein FlgE, whose protein sequence is MLRSLWSGVSGMQAHQIALDVESNNIANVNTVGFKYSRASFVDMLSQIKLIATSPYKNGLGGQNDFSVGLGVGIDATTKVFSQGNTQNTDVKTDVAIEGDGFFIISPDRGTTHNYTRNGEFLFDANGNLVTTGGYVVQGWVRPPLEAAESGTMSDFDFFRVDNTGPVRNIQIDPGMVMPARATKTITLRANLNAGRHIDQMQDVAALDSTAQTAADGVVAIYDSRGVLTQVGEDLGVLFNDDGDAFALNENQGIWLSYKTAAIRHETVVTNEVSTIGINGEKVSFSNNSAITGVSSIVAAQNAINSLRDKTGVNAYVDAGQLRIENRNQMDGGEKVKNIRITSGGTGVLQNFVQGEEDITAFRYRYTKSEDADSTTGQFRTTEDLRALIQYDANMIKNPEKTYYESTATVGVTINRWGMFEIANHDDADDEQRNLSLYVTSHFSDNVTNNVLFKETMKALNTASLIEGGAAVNTGKIVKATHATSVDIVDSLGSKHNVRFEFWKTGDAVWSFRAIVPEPAQFIGGSITKPNVFEGGRASFNSDGSLSGMNPPVLQFDPKNGSKGPQRLELKFGANETFGGLTSVDKISETYSINQNGYQAGDLMDIRFDSNGSLLGAFSNGRSIALAQVALANFANNAGLQAEGGNVYSQTGNSGEPMVGAANTGRRGGVSGSKLEMSNVDLSRSLTQLIVVQRGFQANSKAVTTSDQILNTLLNLKQ, encoded by the coding sequence AGAATGGATTAGGAGGGCAAAATGATTTTTCGGTAGGACTAGGTGTTGGGATTGATGCGACAACAAAAGTATTTTCACAGGGAAACACACAAAATACAGATGTAAAAACAGATGTTGCCATTGAGGGCGATGGTTTTTTTATTATTTCTCCTGATAGAGGCACAACACATAATTATACTCGTAATGGCGAATTTCTTTTTGATGCGAATGGGAATCTTGTAACCACAGGTGGGTATGTTGTGCAAGGTTGGGTGCGTCCGCCATTAGAAGCAGCAGAATCTGGCACAATGAGTGATTTTGATTTTTTTAGGGTAGATAATACGGGACCTGTGCGCAATATTCAAATTGACCCCGGTATGGTTATGCCAGCGCGCGCAACCAAAACTATTACTTTACGCGCTAATTTGAATGCAGGAAGACATATTGACCAAATGCAAGATGTTGCAGCTTTAGATTCTACGGCACAAACAGCAGCAGATGGCGTAGTGGCTATCTACGATTCGCGTGGAGTGCTTACACAAGTAGGTGAGGATTTGGGTGTGTTATTTAATGATGATGGTGATGCATTTGCTTTAAATGAAAATCAAGGTATTTGGTTAAGTTATAAAACAGCTGCTATTCGCCACGAAACCGTTGTAACAAATGAAGTGAGCACAATAGGTATCAATGGTGAAAAAGTCAGCTTTTCAAATAACTCTGCGATTACGGGTGTAAGCTCAATCGTAGCCGCACAAAATGCTATTAATTCATTGCGTGATAAAACAGGTGTAAATGCTTATGTAGATGCAGGACAGCTAAGAATTGAGAATCGCAATCAAATGGACGGCGGGGAAAAGGTAAAAAATATTCGTATTACTTCTGGTGGCACAGGCGTGTTGCAAAATTTTGTTCAAGGCGAAGAAGATATTACTGCTTTTAGATACCGCTATACTAAATCTGAAGATGCAGATTCTACCACCGGGCAATTTAGAACAACAGAAGACTTGCGCGCCCTCATACAATATGATGCGAATATGATTAAAAATCCTGAAAAAACTTATTATGAAAGCACAGCTACGGTAGGAGTAACAATTAATCGTTGGGGTATGTTTGAGATTGCTAATCACGATGATGCCGATGATGAACAACGTAATCTTAGTTTATATGTTACAAGCCATTTTTCCGATAATGTAACAAATAATGTGCTTTTTAAAGAAACAATGAAAGCTTTAAATACAGCTTCTTTGATTGAAGGTGGTGCAGCAGTAAATACGGGCAAAATTGTCAAAGCCACACACGCTACAAGTGTAGATATTGTTGATAGTTTGGGAAGTAAGCATAATGTTCGCTTTGAGTTTTGGAAAACAGGTGATGCAGTATGGAGTTTCCGTGCGATTGTGCCTGAACCTGCACAATTTATTGGAGGTTCTATCACTAAGCCAAATGTTTTTGAAGGTGGAAGAGCAAGTTTTAATAGTGATGGTTCGCTTTCAGGTATGAATCCACCTGTTTTACAATTTGACCCAAAAAATGGTTCAAAAGGACCACAAAGATTGGAACTTAAATTTGGAGCAAACGAAACTTTTGGTGGGCTAACGAGCGTAGATAAGATTTCAGAAACTTATTCAATTAACCAAAATGGCTACCAAGCAGGGGATTTAATGGATATTCGCTTTGACTCCAATGGTTCTTTGCTTGGTGCATTTAGTAATGGACGCTCCATTGCCCTTGCTCAAGTGGCACTTGCAAACTTTGCAAATAATGCCGGTTTGCAAGCAGAGGGAGGAAATGTATATTCCCAAACAGGAAACTCTGGGGAACCAATGGTGGGCGCAGCAAATACAGGGCGCAGAGGCGGTGTGTCTGGTTCAAAACTTGAGATGAGTAATGTGGATTTAAGTCGCTCTTTGACACAGCTTATTGTTGTGCAAAGAGGATTCCAAGCAAACTCAAAAGCAGTAACAACTTCAGACCAGATTCTTAATACTTTACTTAATCTCAAACAATAA
- a CDS encoding CCA tRNA nucleotidyltransferase, giving the protein MKTHIFTPTLPKEVLYILESLQSAGYEAYIVGGCVRDMLLAQNSHIPYVINDYDITTSALPQEVMKLFAHTIHTGLKYGTISVLIESQSYEVTTFRIDGSYINARSPKNVTFTRSLAQDLQRRDFTINALAYAPCSGLIDEVGGLADLQHKRIVCVGDAFARLNEDILRILRALRFSSTLGFEIDFHTKEAIFSLSSKVCLIAKERIRVEFTKLLCGAWVKVVLDEFRFVISEILSQMREIIANNTLWQHTLSILDNLTPRSHTLAWVAFLYHTDELKARDILQSLKFDTYNKDYICSLLVYVKKPLNNNLTTLKTMLVDMGGRKKGEAMFKDMLKLKVAVINAQDTADKAQKLQMLDSIHSLLECVLASSVPLELKELCLNGRDLIYIGVPKGKRIGEILHFLHQEVLHERVSNTKEALLSKAQAFLQTKKE; this is encoded by the coding sequence ATGAAAACACATATTTTTACGCCTACTCTCCCAAAAGAGGTTTTATATATCCTTGAAAGTTTGCAGAGTGCAGGATATGAGGCTTATATTGTGGGCGGTTGTGTGCGAGATATGCTTCTTGCTCAAAACTCCCATATACCTTATGTTATAAATGATTATGATATTACGACTTCCGCCCTGCCACAAGAAGTGATGAAGCTTTTTGCACACACAATTCACACAGGGTTAAAATATGGCACTATAAGCGTTTTGATAGAATCTCAAAGTTATGAGGTTACAACCTTTCGTATTGATGGCTCATATATAAATGCGCGTTCCCCCAAAAATGTTACTTTCACGCGCTCCCTTGCACAGGATTTACAAAGAAGAGATTTTACAATTAATGCTCTTGCTTATGCGCCTTGTAGTGGGCTTATTGATGAGGTGGGAGGTTTAGCAGATTTGCAACACAAGCGTATTGTGTGTGTAGGTGATGCGTTTGCTCGTTTGAATGAAGATATTTTGAGGATTCTACGCGCTTTGCGCTTTAGTTCTACACTTGGTTTTGAGATAGATTTTCATACAAAAGAAGCGATTTTTTCACTTTCCTCTAAAGTGTGTCTTATCGCCAAAGAGCGTATAAGAGTGGAATTTACAAAGCTTTTGTGTGGAGCGTGGGTAAAGGTAGTGCTTGATGAGTTTAGATTTGTGATAAGTGAAATTCTCTCACAAATGCGTGAAATAATTGCAAATAATACTTTATGGCAACATACACTTTCTATACTAGACAATCTTACTCCTCGTAGCCACACTCTAGCGTGGGTAGCGTTTTTGTATCACACAGATGAATTAAAAGCACGAGATATTTTGCAATCGCTTAAATTTGACACATATAACAAGGACTATATTTGCTCCCTGCTTGTCTATGTTAAAAAGCCTTTAAACAATAATCTCACCACGCTTAAGACGATGCTTGTAGATATGGGAGGGCGCAAAAAAGGTGAAGCAATGTTTAAAGATATGCTTAAACTCAAGGTTGCGGTAATAAATGCGCAAGATACAGCGGATAAAGCGCAAAAACTTCAAATGCTAGATTCTATCCATTCTCTTTTAGAGTGTGTTCTTGCTTCCTCTGTGCCTTTAGAATTAAAAGAATTATGTCTTAATGGCAGAGATTTAATCTATATCGGAGTGCCAAAGGGTAAGAGAATAGGGGAGATTCTCCATTTTTTACATCAAGAAGTGTTGCACGAGCGAGTGAGCAATACAAAAGAAGCATTATTATCAAAAGCACAAGCGTTTTTACAAACCAAAAAAGAGTGA
- a CDS encoding DUF2860 domain-containing protein, which yields MHKKVFFLGICLTICFSQENTKNGFHGTIILGAGVRIINSHLFPQPKDYLSSLQAKPNNYYQPIPLIGLDVSYNGIWGEDKIFLKGFSGRELGGLKLGYSTLIKKRLKSEFALISSIYERAYANPYIEGARKERHLSKIGFGITQSYMFSPYHYLFVNYVLQHHDYKGESIPYPSLRRNKFLHQGEIGYSLYIVKILAHYDYIVADGEAESYSNIGGKIDINIPLMKGTLVFKPSFGYFEYETLAINPIFNKLRTGFVAQASFTMYKLNFFHPRVLFFASYKKEKRKNNISFYNEDFQYIMSGLGYNF from the coding sequence ATGCATAAAAAAGTTTTTTTCTTAGGAATTTGTTTAACTATTTGCTTTTCTCAAGAAAATACAAAAAATGGCTTTCATGGCACAATCATACTTGGAGCTGGAGTGAGAATCATCAATAGTCATTTATTTCCCCAACCAAAGGATTATTTAAGTAGCCTTCAAGCTAAACCAAACAATTATTATCAGCCTATCCCTCTAATCGGCTTAGATGTTTCTTATAATGGTATTTGGGGAGAAGATAAGATTTTTTTAAAAGGCTTTAGTGGCAGAGAGTTAGGAGGATTAAAGCTTGGATATAGCACTTTGATAAAAAAAAGACTTAAAAGCGAATTTGCGCTTATTAGCTCTATATATGAAAGAGCCTATGCTAATCCTTATATTGAAGGAGCACGTAAAGAAAGGCATCTAAGTAAAATTGGTTTTGGTATCACACAATCTTATATGTTCTCTCCCTATCATTACTTATTTGTGAATTATGTGTTGCAACATCACGATTATAAAGGCGAAAGCATACCTTATCCATCTCTTAGGCGCAATAAATTTTTGCATCAAGGTGAAATTGGTTATTCATTGTATATTGTTAAAATTTTAGCGCATTATGATTATATAGTTGCAGATGGTGAGGCAGAGAGTTATTCAAATATTGGTGGCAAAATAGATATTAACATTCCTTTGATGAAAGGAACACTTGTTTTCAAACCGAGTTTTGGATATTTTGAGTATGAAACTCTAGCAATCAATCCTATTTTTAACAAACTTAGAACTGGTTTTGTGGCTCAAGCAAGTTTTACAATGTATAAACTCAACTTTTTTCATCCTCGTGTTTTATTTTTTGCAAGTTATAAAAAAGAAAAGCGCAAAAACAATATCAGCTTTTATAATGAGGATTTTCAATACATAATGAGTGGGTTAGGCTATAATTTTTGA
- a CDS encoding DUF4149 domain-containing protein, which translates to MNLFKTFRVLDALYILLLGAGVGCIIACVFAAATIFKAGEFLPQLSISDSGLLMGKIFLKSNVFFNILAGVIIVYELLTFWSAQLFNFSNQRRFWALIGGINVIMIFLFTLYYTPYIMEAQALGNIATPEFDSMHKQSELVFKILLVGLSVSALWRGFIGSTPATFNTKA; encoded by the coding sequence ATGAATCTTTTTAAAACTTTTCGTGTGCTTGATGCGCTTTATATTCTTTTACTTGGCGCAGGTGTAGGCTGTATTATAGCTTGTGTTTTTGCTGCAGCGACAATTTTTAAAGCTGGAGAGTTTCTTCCACAGCTTTCTATAAGCGATAGTGGCTTACTTATGGGAAAAATTTTCCTCAAAAGCAATGTGTTTTTTAATATACTTGCAGGCGTGATTATTGTGTATGAATTGCTTACATTTTGGAGTGCGCAACTCTTTAACTTTAGCAATCAAAGGCGTTTTTGGGCGCTTATTGGTGGTATTAATGTAATTATGATTTTTCTCTTCACACTGTATTATACACCTTATATTATGGAAGCTCAAGCGCTTGGTAATATTGCCACACCCGAATTTGATTCTATGCACAAGCAAAGTGAGCTGGTATTTAAGATTCTATTGGTAGGTTTAAGTGTATCGGCACTTTGGAGAGGATTCATCGGCAGCACTCCTGCCACTTTTAATACTAAAGCCTAG
- a CDS encoding FAD-binding protein yields the protein MSVDLGEYDIAIIGLGVAGSNLAALLNLHLKVIAVDKKDIQGHCNDEHFHKPCGGLLSQGAQKAFAMQGLNLPNTLLANPQIFAINTIDWHYPYASYIQKAYINMERHRFDLWLKSLIPPHIHTFHKAYFKRIEQKQGFYTIYFTQEQDSQHISYHCNARLVIGADGAKSHIRRWLYPQLKIPSLVCIQEWFKESTNSMLSCIFDKELSPSYSWSMSKDEYFIFGGAYPHKQCKRAFATQKERLKNLGFIFGQPFKREACLVLTPTRWRDFVQGHSGVFLVGEAAGFINASTLEGISGAMNSSRILSEILNNEEFNALSRNKDIALWYKLLHRTYTKRTRFLVCKTLLRHYVRYPFMFIPLFRRFILRFGILRVRCGLKNKHIV from the coding sequence ATGAGTGTGGATTTAGGAGAGTATGATATAGCTATCATCGGGCTAGGTGTGGCAGGGAGTAATCTTGCTGCACTTTTAAACCTTCATCTTAAAGTTATCGCAGTTGATAAAAAAGACATACAAGGGCATTGCAATGATGAGCATTTTCATAAGCCTTGCGGTGGGCTACTCTCTCAAGGTGCACAAAAGGCTTTTGCGATGCAGGGTTTAAATCTCCCAAATACACTTTTAGCAAATCCGCAAATTTTTGCGATTAATACTATTGATTGGCATTATCCCTATGCTTCATATATTCAAAAAGCTTATATTAATATGGAGCGACATCGCTTTGATTTATGGCTAAAATCGCTTATTCCTCCTCATATTCATACTTTTCATAAGGCATACTTTAAACGCATAGAGCAAAAGCAAGGATTTTATACCATTTATTTCACACAAGAGCAAGATTCTCAACATATATCTTATCATTGCAATGCGCGACTTGTCATAGGTGCAGATGGTGCAAAAAGTCATATTCGCCGCTGGCTTTATCCACAGCTTAAAATACCCTCGCTTGTATGTATCCAAGAGTGGTTTAAAGAATCTACTAATTCAATGCTTTCTTGTATATTTGATAAAGAGCTAAGTCCAAGTTATAGCTGGAGTATGTCTAAAGATGAGTATTTTATTTTTGGCGGAGCATATCCTCATAAGCAATGCAAAAGGGCATTTGCTACACAAAAAGAGCGGTTAAAAAACTTAGGATTTATTTTTGGACAACCCTTTAAGCGTGAAGCCTGTCTTGTGCTTACTCCTACGAGGTGGCGTGATTTTGTGCAAGGACATAGCGGTGTATTTCTTGTTGGCGAGGCGGCAGGATTTATTAATGCAAGCACTCTGGAGGGTATTAGTGGAGCGATGAATAGCTCAAGGATTCTAAGTGAGATTCTCAACAATGAAGAATTTAATGCTCTCTCCCGCAACAAAGATATAGCATTGTGGTATAAGTTGCTTCATCGCACTTATACAAAACGCACAAGATTCCTTGTATGCAAAACACTTTTGAGGCATTATGTGCGTTATCCTTTTATGTTTATTCCATTGTTTAGACGTTTTATTTTACGATTTGGCATATTGCGTGTGCGATGTGGGCTTAAGAATAAGCATATTGTCTAA